One window from the genome of Blastopirellula retiformator encodes:
- a CDS encoding response regulator transcription factor → MSEDTTKETDRKRILLVDDDAEIVETLRYALEARGYETLVARDGNQGLALVEREDPDLVILDMMMPKRSGFLVLEKLRQTRPVPIRVIMVTANEGSRHKAYAEMLGVDDYIRKPFPMDRLLDSVANLLDQ, encoded by the coding sequence ATGAGCGAAGACACGACCAAAGAAACGGACAGGAAGCGGATTCTGTTGGTCGACGATGATGCCGAAATCGTCGAGACCCTCCGCTATGCGCTCGAGGCACGCGGCTATGAGACGCTCGTTGCCCGCGATGGCAATCAAGGTTTGGCGCTGGTCGAGCGCGAAGATCCCGATCTTGTGATTCTCGACATGATGATGCCGAAACGGAGCGGTTTTCTCGTTCTGGAAAAGCTGCGTCAGACCCGCCCGGTGCCGATTCGGGTGATCATGGTGACCGCCAACGAGGGAAGCCGGCACAAGGCCTACGCCGAGATGCTGGGGGTCGACGACTACATCCGCAAGCCGTTCCCAATGGATCGGCTGCTCGATAGCGTGGCCAACCTTCTGGACCAGTAG
- a CDS encoding Gfo/Idh/MocA family protein, with protein sequence MTAEKIRKTVPPPGALELVPAPELPYRPQDPQNYAPGIGLIGCGGITKEHLTAYKAAGYRVVALCDINRENAERRRDEFYPNADVYHDAADLLKRDDIEVVDITTHPAVRPPLIKAALLAGKHVLSQKPFVLDLDEGERLVALAQDCGRELAVNQNGRWAPHFSYARQAVRQGLLGDINGVHMSVHWDHRWTEGTPFAKIKHLILYDYAIHWFDMIQCLLRDQTPLRVFASTTRTKTQTMMPPLGAQVAIEFDHTQASLSFDAATMFGRQDRTYIAGDQGSLYSLGPNEKEQTVTLYNADGVSQPELTGSWFPDGFHGSMGELLRAIEEKRRPIHSAADNLASLSLCFAAIHSAETHQVVIPGEIRRLPIDD encoded by the coding sequence GTGACTGCGGAAAAAATACGAAAAACAGTTCCCCCGCCTGGCGCCCTCGAGCTAGTCCCCGCGCCCGAGCTTCCGTACCGCCCACAGGACCCCCAAAACTACGCCCCGGGAATCGGCCTGATCGGCTGCGGCGGAATCACCAAAGAGCATCTCACCGCCTACAAGGCGGCCGGCTATCGGGTTGTCGCGCTGTGCGACATCAATCGCGAGAACGCCGAGCGTCGCCGGGACGAGTTTTACCCCAATGCCGACGTCTACCACGACGCCGCCGACCTTTTGAAGCGGGACGATATCGAGGTGGTCGACATTACGACTCACCCGGCGGTCCGCCCACCGCTGATTAAAGCGGCCCTGTTGGCCGGCAAGCATGTGCTGAGCCAAAAGCCGTTCGTCCTCGATCTGGACGAAGGAGAGCGGCTCGTCGCACTGGCCCAAGACTGCGGTCGCGAGCTGGCCGTCAATCAGAACGGCCGCTGGGCGCCTCATTTCAGCTATGCCCGCCAGGCGGTCCGCCAAGGTTTGCTTGGCGACATTAACGGCGTCCACATGTCGGTTCATTGGGACCATCGCTGGACCGAGGGAACGCCGTTCGCCAAGATCAAGCATCTGATCCTGTACGACTACGCGATCCACTGGTTCGACATGATCCAATGCCTGCTGCGCGATCAGACGCCGCTGCGAGTCTTCGCATCGACGACCCGCACCAAAACGCAGACGATGATGCCGCCGCTGGGCGCCCAAGTGGCGATCGAATTTGATCACACTCAAGCGTCGCTATCATTTGACGCGGCGACGATGTTTGGCCGCCAAGATCGGACCTATATCGCCGGCGACCAGGGAAGCCTTTACAGCCTGGGGCCGAACGAAAAAGAACAGACGGTGACGCTCTACAACGCCGACGGCGTCAGCCAACCCGAGTTGACCGGCAGTTGGTTCCCGGACGGATTTCACGGCTCAATGGGAGAGCTATTGCGGGCGATCGAAGAAAAACGGCGGCCGATTCACTCGGCCGCCGACAATCTGGCGAGTCTGTCGCTTTGCTTCGCCGCGATCCACAGCGCCGAAACTCACCAGGTGGTCATCCCTGGCGAGATCCGGCGGTTGCCGATCGACGACTAG
- a CDS encoding DUF3352 domain-containing protein → MRFLLACSVICAGWLISGASTVFAARPAASDILPDATVVYGRLSNIHEIREKFGETSIGKMMSDPQMQPFVASVWAAVTDSVAQLEDQVGISLDEVLSIPQGEVAFALMPQESGPLAFVLFIDLGDNPTAARKAMETLEELATGDGAALDSQTFKGTKLNIIDGRNGPLVYCEQDETLLLSNSTEALEDVIENWSGQRDNPLSQNQKFVTIMANSRGARDEPPQLVWFVDPIETMREAAAGGRGSGYMLAFLPVLGLDGVKAVGGSHVMATEDFDSVSHLHVMLERPRTGVLAMIAPQNAETTPEMWVPADVTSYMTVNWDVDKTYNALETLYDSIRGEGKLAEDIDRRINNQLKIDFKAEIVDNLDGRFTLMRWYEPPARINSQGMMVAAKVRDSAAARQTMEAIVANFFEGDLGLTVERHDAGAATYWTFIPPDRPLPDDMDEARRRRIERARRMRPEPTFGVMGEYIFVADRPSLIEQAIRTQATGERRLSDDLSYKLMLSKLQRQAGERNISAISFSKPEQTLRMWYELAEADSTREFLGELSEENPFLGNLKTQLEANPLPPFGVLSKYIAPGGGIWINDETGIHYIAFQLKRAEGL, encoded by the coding sequence ATGCGTTTCTTGCTGGCTTGCTCCGTCATTTGCGCCGGATGGCTGATTTCCGGCGCCTCGACGGTTTTCGCGGCTCGGCCGGCCGCTTCTGACATTTTGCCCGACGCCACGGTCGTTTACGGGCGCCTGTCGAACATCCACGAGATCCGCGAGAAGTTTGGCGAGACCTCCATCGGCAAGATGATGAGCGACCCCCAGATGCAGCCTTTCGTCGCCAGCGTCTGGGCCGCGGTGACTGACTCCGTCGCTCAGCTCGAAGACCAGGTCGGCATCAGCCTGGACGAGGTCCTCTCGATTCCACAGGGAGAAGTCGCCTTCGCCCTGATGCCGCAGGAGAGCGGTCCGCTGGCTTTCGTACTGTTTATCGATCTAGGAGATAACCCGACCGCCGCCCGCAAGGCGATGGAGACGCTGGAAGAGTTAGCGACCGGCGATGGCGCCGCGCTCGACTCGCAGACTTTCAAAGGGACGAAGCTGAACATCATCGACGGCCGCAACGGACCGCTCGTCTATTGTGAACAGGACGAAACGCTCCTTCTCTCGAACAGCACCGAGGCGCTCGAAGATGTGATCGAAAACTGGAGCGGGCAGCGCGACAATCCGCTGTCGCAGAACCAGAAGTTCGTCACGATCATGGCGAACTCACGCGGCGCCAGAGACGAGCCGCCGCAACTGGTCTGGTTTGTTGATCCGATCGAAACGATGCGGGAAGCGGCTGCCGGCGGACGCGGATCGGGCTATATGCTCGCCTTTTTGCCGGTGTTGGGGCTGGACGGAGTCAAAGCGGTCGGCGGCAGTCATGTGATGGCGACCGAAGACTTCGATTCGGTCTCGCATCTGCACGTGATGCTCGAGCGTCCCCGCACCGGCGTGCTGGCGATGATCGCGCCGCAAAATGCCGAAACGACGCCCGAGATGTGGGTGCCGGCCGATGTGACCAGCTATATGACGGTCAACTGGGACGTCGACAAGACGTACAACGCCCTCGAAACCTTGTACGACAGCATTCGGGGCGAAGGCAAACTGGCCGAAGATATCGACCGCCGGATCAACAACCAACTGAAGATCGACTTTAAGGCTGAAATCGTCGACAACCTTGATGGTCGCTTTACGCTGATGCGGTGGTACGAGCCGCCCGCCCGGATCAACAGTCAGGGGATGATGGTGGCGGCGAAGGTGCGCGACTCGGCGGCGGCTCGCCAGACGATGGAAGCGATCGTCGCCAACTTCTTTGAAGGGGACCTGGGGCTGACGGTCGAGCGGCACGACGCCGGTGCAGCGACTTATTGGACCTTCATTCCCCCCGATCGCCCGCTGCCTGACGACATGGACGAAGCCCGTCGTCGCCGGATCGAGCGCGCCCGGCGGATGCGTCCCGAACCGACCTTCGGCGTGATGGGCGAATACATCTTCGTCGCGGATCGCCCCAGTTTGATCGAGCAGGCGATCCGCACTCAGGCGACCGGCGAACGTCGGCTGTCGGACGACCTTAGCTACAAGCTGATGCTCAGCAAGTTGCAGCGACAAGCGGGCGAACGCAACATCAGCGCGATCAGCTTTAGCAAGCCGGAGCAAACGCTGCGGATGTGGTACGAACTGGCCGAGGCCGATTCGACCAGGGAGTTCCTGGGCGAGCTTTCGGAAGAGAATCCGTTCCTGGGGAACCTGAAGACGCAGCTCGAGGCCAACCCGCTACCGCCGTTCGGCGTACTCTCGAAGTACATAGCGCCCGGCGGCGGCATCTGGATCAACGACGAGACCGGAATTCACTACATCGCCTTCCAGCTGAAACGAGCGGAAGGCTTGTAG
- a CDS encoding BON domain-containing protein, with product MDGSVATLTGSVESEDLKTVAERFVKMEPGVAEVKNELQVEPQPLRQ from the coding sequence ATGGATGGCTCTGTGGCCACGTTGACTGGTTCGGTTGAATCTGAGGACCTGAAAACTGTGGCGGAACGGTTTGTGAAGATGGAGCCAGGGGTTGCGGAGGTAAAGAATGAGTTGCAGGTTGAACCGCAACCTCTTCGCCAGTAG
- a CDS encoding secretin N-terminal domain-containing protein has protein sequence MLRCILGQKKSLIVALLMATWTASSVLPARAQVRASASSREIRSYSVDPDRLQNLLEVFRQLYAQQQGATFTSDAKGGTLVVAATPEVQGQVEAFLQRSGYLRQGVVKPAMVRPAAAAQTVRRPVTRSLGNGQIEVEVKLNQSDWRQLEARTAQLLGERPPIALTAEGAIATLTLPTNGDRNIAMQVYRKDNMVVLRGEEPGVKAWSQVVNAIDAQPRNDQFRTDLVSLRNARRADVAEALAPLTESDTESTKKQIFEALKQVAGQQKMRWSGDMAAMIFQPGEEQDGAAAEDAAPGADAQPVDQPVVEDEVTLGPGDDAGLIGPVQIEFLEGLDVIVVKGHRRDVERITRIINDIERLSAETQPVIEVRELLHANSEAVAATIQQLYEDLLQTRYGEVSITPLGRPNAILLIGRQQSVDGILELIDKLDQPTSPERLLKVFQLSYISSADAQTRVTEFYADPVNQNPRVRSTADYRSNALIVQAGPRDMAEVEYMIRQIDVPAAESTLELKVFELRNSLAEDLAAVLQSAISGTPAAGTNNQQQGNANAAQVRAAMLSFMTLDSREGQLLKSGILTEAQITADTRSNALVVRAPRESMGLIGALIQRLDSQPSAESQIKVFTIVNGDATQLATMLETLFGVGTQGGQNQNQLPFSVGAGGDASLIPIRFSVDARTNSIISSGSAAELAIVEAILLRLDQDDVQQRQMLVVRLKNSNAELVAASLTELLQTESQLQQIDPTLTSSFQQVAREVIVVPETFSNSLIITATPRYFKEIVKIVEELDARPPMVSIQVLIANVQLGKVEELGFEFGLQDSLLFDRSTVSSGTLDPGFNFNNSALGNSAAAGSLATANAIGSQGLSDLGLGRTNSSLGYGGFVFSAASESVNVLIRALQQDQRLEVLARPHVMTMDNQPAFIQVGQRVPYITDTQVTNQGTVNSITLENTGVILNVIPRISPDGMVVMYVQAERSEVGNEADGIPISINQNGDVIRAPRIDTQTATTTVSARSGQTIVLGGLIQKRTTVVSRRVPILGDIPVVGTLFRYDSFDGDRSELMIILTPTVVDSDQDVERLREQEMGRMSWCLADVADIYGAEALYGVDHSIPEGEIIEIRPDSNPTGETQLIMPGPEMIPAPATQPVGSGVMIPAGMQSTGASMNHSPDMQPAVYNNSANPNGAPQLTPASLQPASNFGVAPAAYNGMSYPQRPQMIRLPAVGR, from the coding sequence ATGCTTAGATGCATTTTGGGGCAGAAAAAATCTCTTATCGTCGCGCTGTTGATGGCGACCTGGACCGCTAGCTCGGTTCTACCTGCTCGTGCTCAGGTTCGAGCGTCAGCAAGCTCGCGAGAGATTCGCAGTTATTCGGTCGATCCCGATCGACTGCAAAACCTGCTCGAGGTTTTCCGGCAGCTATACGCCCAGCAACAAGGGGCCACGTTCACTTCCGACGCCAAGGGAGGCACGCTGGTCGTCGCCGCGACGCCGGAAGTGCAGGGCCAAGTCGAGGCCTTCCTGCAGCGATCCGGCTATCTCCGCCAAGGGGTCGTCAAACCGGCGATGGTTCGACCTGCGGCTGCAGCCCAAACGGTTCGTCGGCCGGTGACCCGCTCGCTGGGCAACGGTCAGATCGAAGTTGAGGTGAAGCTCAACCAGTCCGATTGGCGGCAGTTGGAAGCCCGCACCGCTCAGTTGTTGGGCGAACGTCCGCCCATCGCACTGACCGCCGAAGGCGCCATCGCCACGCTGACGCTGCCGACCAATGGCGACAGGAACATCGCCATGCAGGTCTACCGTAAAGACAACATGGTGGTGCTTCGCGGCGAAGAACCGGGCGTAAAGGCCTGGTCGCAAGTGGTCAACGCCATCGACGCTCAGCCCCGCAACGATCAGTTTCGCACTGATCTAGTCTCGCTTCGTAACGCCCGCCGAGCCGATGTGGCCGAAGCCTTGGCGCCGTTGACCGAAAGCGATACCGAATCGACGAAGAAACAAATCTTCGAAGCTCTCAAGCAGGTCGCCGGACAGCAAAAGATGCGCTGGAGCGGCGACATGGCGGCGATGATCTTCCAGCCGGGTGAAGAGCAAGACGGCGCCGCTGCTGAGGACGCCGCGCCCGGCGCTGACGCGCAGCCCGTCGATCAGCCGGTGGTCGAAGACGAAGTGACGCTGGGCCCTGGCGATGACGCCGGCTTGATTGGCCCGGTTCAGATCGAGTTCCTCGAAGGCCTGGACGTGATTGTCGTCAAAGGTCATCGTCGCGACGTCGAGCGAATCACCCGCATCATCAACGACATCGAACGACTGAGCGCCGAAACGCAGCCGGTCATCGAAGTTCGCGAACTGCTGCACGCCAACAGCGAGGCGGTCGCCGCAACCATCCAGCAGCTGTACGAAGACCTGCTGCAAACCCGCTACGGCGAAGTCAGCATCACGCCGCTGGGTCGTCCCAACGCCATTCTGTTGATCGGACGCCAGCAGAGCGTCGACGGCATCCTGGAACTGATCGACAAGCTGGATCAGCCGACCAGCCCAGAGCGTCTGCTGAAGGTCTTTCAGCTGAGTTACATCTCATCGGCCGACGCGCAAACCCGCGTGACCGAGTTCTATGCTGATCCGGTCAACCAGAACCCCCGAGTTCGCTCGACCGCCGACTATCGCAGTAACGCTTTGATCGTGCAGGCGGGCCCCCGCGACATGGCGGAAGTCGAATACATGATCCGTCAGATCGACGTTCCGGCGGCCGAATCGACGCTGGAGCTGAAGGTCTTTGAACTACGGAATTCATTGGCCGAAGATCTGGCTGCCGTCTTGCAGTCGGCGATCAGCGGCACGCCGGCGGCCGGTACCAACAACCAGCAGCAGGGCAACGCGAACGCCGCGCAAGTGCGGGCGGCGATGCTCTCCTTCATGACGCTCGATTCCCGCGAAGGACAACTGCTGAAGTCGGGCATCCTGACGGAAGCTCAGATCACGGCCGACACCCGCTCGAACGCTCTGGTCGTCCGGGCGCCGCGTGAAAGCATGGGCCTGATTGGGGCGTTGATCCAACGGCTCGATTCGCAGCCTTCGGCCGAATCGCAAATCAAAGTCTTCACGATCGTTAACGGCGACGCCACCCAGTTGGCCACGATGCTGGAAACGTTGTTCGGCGTCGGTACGCAAGGTGGTCAAAACCAGAACCAGTTGCCGTTCAGCGTGGGCGCCGGCGGCGACGCTTCGCTGATTCCGATTCGCTTCTCGGTCGACGCTCGCACCAACAGCATCATCTCGTCGGGCTCGGCCGCCGAACTGGCGATCGTCGAGGCGATCTTGCTTCGCTTGGATCAAGACGACGTCCAGCAGCGTCAGATGTTGGTCGTCAGACTGAAGAACTCGAACGCCGAGTTGGTCGCCGCTTCGCTGACCGAATTGCTGCAGACCGAAAGCCAACTGCAGCAGATCGATCCGACGCTGACCAGTTCGTTCCAGCAGGTCGCTCGCGAAGTGATCGTGGTGCCCGAAACGTTCAGCAACAGCCTGATCATCACGGCGACGCCGCGGTACTTCAAAGAGATCGTCAAGATCGTCGAAGAGCTTGACGCTCGGCCGCCGATGGTCTCGATTCAGGTGCTCATCGCCAACGTTCAGTTGGGCAAGGTCGAAGAGCTTGGGTTCGAGTTTGGCCTACAAGACTCGCTGTTGTTCGATCGCAGCACCGTCTCTAGCGGCACGCTTGATCCAGGTTTCAATTTCAATAACAGCGCCTTGGGCAACTCCGCCGCGGCCGGTAGCCTGGCGACCGCCAATGCGATTGGTTCGCAGGGGCTGTCTGACCTGGGACTTGGACGCACCAATTCCAGCCTGGGATATGGCGGTTTCGTCTTCTCGGCCGCCAGCGAGTCGGTCAACGTCCTGATTCGCGCCCTGCAGCAAGACCAACGGTTGGAGGTGCTGGCTCGCCCGCACGTCATGACGATGGACAACCAACCGGCGTTCATTCAGGTTGGTCAACGCGTGCCGTACATCACCGACACCCAGGTCACCAACCAAGGTACCGTCAACTCGATTACGCTGGAAAACACCGGCGTTATCTTGAACGTGATCCCGCGCATCAGCCCCGACGGCATGGTTGTGATGTACGTCCAGGCCGAACGTTCGGAAGTCGGCAACGAAGCGGACGGCATTCCGATCTCGATCAACCAGAACGGCGACGTCATTCGCGCTCCGCGGATCGACACCCAGACGGCGACGACTACGGTCAGCGCTCGCTCGGGCCAGACGATCGTCCTGGGTGGGCTCATTCAGAAACGAACGACCGTGGTATCGCGACGCGTTCCGATCCTGGGCGACATTCCGGTGGTCGGTACGCTGTTCCGCTACGACAGCTTTGACGGCGACCGTAGCGAACTGATGATCATCTTGACCCCGACGGTCGTTGATTCGGATCAAGATGTCGAACGTCTCCGCGAACAAGAGATGGGCCGCATGAGCTGGTGCCTGGCCGATGTCGCCGACATCTATGGGGCCGAGGCGTTGTACGGCGTCGATCACTCGATTCCGGAAGGGGAAATCATCGAGATTCGCCCTGACTCGAATCCGACCGGCGAAACCCAGTTGATCATGCCGGGCCCCGAGATGATTCCGGCTCCTGCGACGCAGCCGGTTGGATCCGGCGTGATGATCCCGGCCGGAATGCAATCGACGGGGGCGAGCATGAACCACTCGCCCGATATGCAGCCGGCCGTTTACAACAACTCGGCCAATCCGAACGGGGCGCCGCAATTGACGCCGGCGTCGCTGCAACCGGCCAGCAACTTTGGAGTAGCGCCAGCCGCGTACAACGGCATGTCGTATCCGCAACGTCCGCAAATGATTCGCCTGCCGGCAGTTGGCCGGTAG
- a CDS encoding putative Ig domain-containing protein, with the protein MSQREKVLVGVVGMLVVLGVLYFGYSRYASAYDQRAKQLDSLKQQIDREEYTEIQAIFAAQRLATYQEHCLPEDYRAAQSLYSSWLHEKVAEAGFEDVVIKPVSGKKVGMHAEYAFSIRAKAPLARVTQFCYEFYAFDVLHKIKSIVLRPIQESENLEVALTVEVVGIKDVANLVDPKKQRHDSLQHGNLKDYQEVILARDFFRPGNKPPRLVSTTKHTAEMGKTFSYAVKAEDPDKKDLLSFKLGEGAPEGLKLSDRGTLLWKPEELGQYKFNVMVHDDRQPSVMDTKEFTIAVVEPKPPETRPEPKPSFDDAQHAFLTATIVSGEQPEAWVSLRTKNKMLRLKPGEKFEIGQLKGKIVSVGDKYIEIEIGGETVQLRIGQPLSEARGSEAL; encoded by the coding sequence ATGAGCCAACGCGAAAAAGTTTTGGTCGGCGTCGTCGGCATGCTGGTCGTTTTGGGCGTGCTCTATTTCGGCTACAGCCGTTATGCATCCGCCTATGACCAACGAGCGAAACAGCTCGACTCGCTCAAACAGCAGATCGACCGCGAAGAGTATACCGAGATCCAGGCGATCTTCGCCGCCCAGCGACTCGCCACGTACCAAGAGCATTGTTTGCCGGAAGATTACCGCGCCGCCCAATCGCTCTACTCCAGCTGGCTGCATGAGAAGGTGGCCGAAGCGGGGTTTGAGGATGTGGTGATCAAGCCGGTCAGCGGCAAGAAGGTGGGCATGCATGCCGAGTACGCGTTCAGCATTCGCGCGAAAGCGCCGCTGGCGCGGGTGACGCAATTCTGCTATGAATTTTATGCGTTTGACGTGCTGCACAAGATCAAGTCGATTGTGCTGCGTCCGATCCAGGAATCGGAAAACCTGGAAGTGGCGCTGACGGTCGAAGTGGTCGGCATCAAGGACGTCGCCAATCTGGTCGACCCGAAAAAGCAACGACATGATTCGCTGCAGCATGGCAATCTGAAGGACTACCAGGAAGTGATCCTGGCCCGCGACTTCTTTCGCCCTGGCAACAAGCCGCCGCGACTCGTCTCGACCACCAAGCACACCGCCGAAATGGGGAAGACGTTTAGCTACGCCGTCAAAGCGGAAGATCCGGACAAGAAAGATCTCCTTTCTTTCAAATTGGGAGAAGGGGCGCCGGAAGGCTTGAAGCTAAGCGATCGCGGTACGCTGCTATGGAAACCGGAGGAACTTGGCCAGTACAAGTTCAACGTGATGGTCCATGATGATCGCCAGCCGAGCGTGATGGATACCAAGGAGTTTACGATCGCCGTCGTCGAGCCGAAGCCGCCCGAGACGCGTCCCGAACCGAAGCCTTCGTTTGACGACGCCCAGCACGCCTTCCTGACCGCCACGATTGTTTCGGGCGAACAGCCGGAAGCGTGGGTTAGTCTGCGGACCAAGAACAAGATGCTCCGGCTGAAGCCGGGCGAGAAGTTCGAGATCGGGCAGCTGAAGGGAAAGATCGTTTCGGTCGGCGACAAATATATCGAAATTGAGATCGGCGGCGAAACGGTCCAATTGCGAATCGGTCAGCCCTTGAGCGAAGCTCGGGGAAGCGAGGCGCTGTAG
- the pilM gene encoding type IV pilus biogenesis protein PilM, which produces MAKMIGIEWDGSEIRVVVARSRIGGLTVDAAFAAPRTSDLAESIRTALADRGVAGGPVSVTLSRSNVELHVLTLPPAPAEELPDMVRFAAMREFTALTDDWLLDYTPIEENAVGQSTVLAAGISGKGLKSVETPCASAALTVEQVGVRPLAAASLIARDPEHASTVAMVVESSSDDIELTIIADGAVVFSRSTRLPGEEGSEERQKALQLEARRTLIAARNQLGAHAVEKILLLGQEELSPMKASLAATLGLPADLYDPFASPAVKYSGADKLVHRGRYAGLLGLLADQSSPSAHSLDLRNPRKRPAPPSKRRMYVTYGTAAAVIAALVIGVIWMRLGSLDGQIKEAQEKLAKLKASNKEAVLQQNDVEKIDRWLDSSIQWLDQAYWMANTMPPAEATILSRMQMDATQAAGGVIMLDGYVADDSGIKKLENALRDETHEVSNLGSKQSEVSGYAWNFQERITVAKPTSNPFTDEPEEPQPGKAEPASETAEEKEPAKTEPVNTEPTAEPAAEEEAQS; this is translated from the coding sequence ATGGCGAAAATGATTGGAATTGAATGGGACGGCAGCGAGATCCGCGTCGTCGTTGCGCGCTCGCGCATCGGCGGCTTGACGGTCGACGCTGCGTTTGCCGCCCCCCGGACCAGCGACCTGGCCGAATCGATCCGCACGGCGCTTGCCGACCGCGGCGTCGCCGGCGGACCGGTCAGCGTGACGCTGTCGCGCAGCAATGTCGAATTGCATGTCCTCACGTTGCCGCCGGCGCCGGCGGAAGAGCTGCCCGATATGGTTCGCTTCGCCGCGATGCGCGAGTTCACGGCGCTGACCGACGACTGGCTGCTCGACTACACGCCGATTGAAGAAAACGCCGTCGGTCAGTCGACCGTGTTGGCGGCAGGCATCTCCGGCAAAGGTTTGAAGAGCGTCGAGACGCCCTGTGCCAGCGCCGCGCTGACCGTCGAACAAGTCGGCGTTCGCCCGCTGGCCGCCGCGTCGTTGATTGCCCGCGATCCGGAACATGCGTCGACCGTGGCGATGGTCGTTGAATCAAGCTCCGACGATATCGAACTGACCATCATCGCCGACGGCGCCGTCGTCTTTTCTCGCTCGACTCGCTTGCCTGGCGAGGAAGGTTCGGAAGAGCGTCAAAAGGCGCTGCAGTTGGAAGCCCGCCGAACGCTGATCGCGGCGCGCAACCAGCTAGGGGCGCATGCCGTCGAGAAAATCCTGTTGTTGGGGCAGGAAGAGCTGTCGCCGATGAAGGCGTCGCTCGCCGCGACCTTAGGACTGCCGGCCGATCTGTACGATCCGTTCGCCAGCCCAGCAGTCAAGTACTCGGGCGCCGACAAGCTGGTTCACCGTGGTCGCTATGCGGGGCTGTTGGGCCTGTTGGCCGATCAATCTTCGCCCTCGGCTCACTCGCTCGACCTGCGAAATCCGCGGAAACGCCCGGCCCCGCCCAGCAAGCGGCGGATGTACGTCACCTATGGAACCGCCGCCGCGGTGATCGCCGCCTTGGTGATCGGCGTCATCTGGATGCGGCTCGGTTCGCTGGATGGTCAAATCAAAGAGGCGCAGGAGAAGCTCGCCAAGCTGAAAGCTTCGAACAAGGAAGCGGTCTTGCAGCAAAACGACGTCGAGAAGATCGATCGCTGGCTCGACTCCAGTATTCAGTGGTTGGACCAAGCCTACTGGATGGCCAACACCATGCCCCCGGCCGAAGCGACGATTCTGTCGCGGATGCAGATGGACGCGACGCAAGCAGCCGGCGGCGTGATCATGCTCGACGGCTACGTCGCCGACGATAGTGGAATCAAGAAGCTGGAAAACGCTCTGCGGGACGAGACGCACGAGGTGAGCAATCTCGGCAGTAAGCAGTCGGAAGTCTCCGGCTACGCCTGGAATTTCCAAGAGCGGATTACCGTCGCCAAGCCGACCAGCAATCCCTTTACGGATGAGCCGGAAGAACCGCAGCCAGGGAAAGCCGAGCCTGCGTCCGAAACGGCGGAAGAGAAGGAGCCTGCCAAGACCGAACCGGTAAATACCGAGCCGACGGCTGAGCCAGCTGCCGAAGAGGAGGCCCAATCATGA